GGACGGCCCCGGTTACGGACCGACCCGCAGCACGATGCCCGAGCCGATCTGCACGAGCAGGTAGTCGCCGCCGACGCCGACCCAGTGATAGCCGCGCGGCGGCGGACTCAGGCGGTAGCCGCGCCAGTCGTCGACCACGTACTGGCGATCGCGGAATTCGTCCGGCAGCCGGTCGCCCTTGTGCCAGTCGCGGCGCGGCTGGTCGGCCCAGCGCGGCGGTACGTCGTCGCGATGCTTCGCCTGCCCGGGCGGCAC
This DNA window, taken from Burkholderia cenocepacia, encodes the following:
- a CDS encoding RcnB family protein; the encoded protein is MKRMHGMMLAAWIAAGCAATAAMAQDHGNHDNRDDRGGHGMQRGHGPKHVPPGQAKHRDDVPPRWADQPRRDWHKGDRLPDEFRDRQYVVDDWRGYRLSPPPRGYHWVGVGGDYLLVQIGSGIVLRVGP